One Salvia miltiorrhiza cultivar Shanhuang (shh) chromosome 6, IMPLAD_Smil_shh, whole genome shotgun sequence genomic window, CATTCAAGTGTCAAAGCTActtctataacatgcattcctgaatcggctgaacaattatcgcattcaagactcaaactgaacagctagacatgtaaattattggccaaataattcacaagaaattaagcaccaggaatcatgaatcacaagttggaaggcaaattgatatcaataaatcatacacacataattaatcagctatgtacaaaccctaggttcagataaaagaactagctggacatcataaaataaaataaaagcataaataaaaagaaagcaattaaaataaatgaaatagataaaactcggaagaaattctggatgaacagcttgaatcttgaatcttgcaggaaaagaaatataatctatgaaagcattaaaatcctaagtctaaaactgaaaaatatgaaaagaggtaaagagatgtgaaaagatgtgtctaataggtcagggaaatgacctatatataggcacaggagataaatacagtgtagagctcgaaaatactgataaaatccgaaaattccgcaaaatcccgaaaattcggaaattcctgtcgggcactattcactgttgtgcgcgactttcttgtttcggccatatcttcctcgtccgaactcggatttgcgaaccgtttgcgcctacgaactcgtatcgagacgaactacaactttcattaagataaacagtccaaattcgaactccatatttttgtaaaattcatcaaagtacgagaaagtaacatatttcacatgataaaacaatttaagcacaaaacaatcatccaacactcaatttcctataaaattaacatcataagaacactaaaaaccatggaaacatgagtgttatcaactatTTAGCGTAGAAGAGAGACTAATTTATTGCTAATAAAACTTTCTCTTACTTATCTTCCACATATGGCTGAAAAGTTTGGACGATTCAATTTCTCCAGTTGATGGCTcgtaaataataatttttcattttatatattttcatcgTCTATTAAATTTTTTCAGTGGATGGCTAAACACTTTAGAAGATTCAATCTCTTCGGTTGATGGAAGATTCAATCGCTCTTACTTATCATTAGGATTTTCAAGTGATATTCAATTGATTTATTTCAAACCATCATAGGGGCCAACATCATAATGCAATCTGCAATAATAATAGCGAGTGGGTTTGTTAAATCAACCAACAtgtgattgatggattaatgGTGCGTGCCTTATTCCTTCGTctgtgtttgtttgtttttttttttttttttttgatgatacGATTTGCATATAAATATTTTGGGGGTTATAGTGAGATTAAGTTTTCAGTTGATTACAATTTCAAATTTAGAGCTATAGGATGAATTAGTAAATTTAAtaacatttttaatattttttttaagtaaaggGCTATGATGAGAAAAATGGGGCTATGTATAAAATTACACCAAAAGAAATTGAccaatataataaattaaataatccaACACAACTTAAATTTGGCCCATATATTACTAAGCCCAACAACATTTTAATTATCCAACTTCACATCATAAAATCTGAATCAAAAAGCCCAGTCAAATTTCTCTCTTGCAATTTAAATCCATTTGTGAAAATCACAAAATTTTATAAGGGCATTTAATGAAATTATgtcataaaattaattaaatgtatttttgCTTGAAAACTTTTAATAAACCCTTTGTTgggataaaaatattaattgtgcGAATCGAGAATTCTTGTGAAGtttaatctatatctatatctatatctatatatatataatatataaaagaggagtattttccctcttctttttcctctctcttctcccatcaatttttttcaatttttttatctctatttttttatataatttaattcttatcaaaatatcgtcaaatttgatttataaataaagaCTCCTTAATATGCATTTTATATATAAGCTCGTGaccaaatatttaatatggtacaaaaatcatcaaaaatgaatttaaaacaaaataagttatgaaaactttaaaatattttattttcacttttCGTTAAAATTTAACAACTTTTTATTGATGTTTTTGTATGAgaatatgtatttaattatttattatgacgtgtaatactctataataataatatgtaatgttaattttcattatcaaataattttaaattatttaataactataattatcattacattttatacataattgaaaatttacgtttttaaatttaaaattttgttgaGGAAttggtgtgtttattttattttatttttaaaatatattttatatttatttaatatttatacttatttatttaaacatatcatttaatttctatgTTCGCCGTGCTGGAGATGGTAGCAAGAAGGGGGAGGGAGATGGTGCTATTGGTGGATGGGTTGTTTGAGAAAAGAAAGAATGTATATGTTTGTGCGAGGTGacattttaatttgaattttattttgtttcctaaTTTCCAAAGTAAAAGGTTAAGTATagtttatattcttaattttcaataaattacaatttatagcttcaactttaatttattttttatatcgcTTGAACTTTTGagaaattgtttaattataattacaaTCACATCAAAACTATGACAATAGCTTTTTTTAATCCAAACTAAATTTTCCcatcgtgcgatgcacgataatagttattattaaaagtatatatatataatattaaattagaaaaattattaaatataacaCATAGTTAATTttgaaatgtttaattttatacaatatttatagttgtactacaaaaaaatagagaagtacactaacaaaataaaaactttaatatttcataagataattttttaaaaacgaACATTTACGAATTGATAGAATAAtcacaattaatatttttgaaaaagtcataactttttatatatatatttgatatagaTAATCTTCAGTTTAATAATTCATGAATAATCTATTAATTTAGGCGAAGACTACATATAGTATTTGTCAAAATTATAGATGCAGTATTCATGCAATGAAATCAACCAATTATAagatcatatataaatatataatataatattgaaCTAACTGCAATTAATActacatataattataaatgtTTTGGAGCAAACACacgtatattttaattttaaatagtaagtgttatttttttatataaatttatttatctttatattcataataatttttgtggacgtcccaaaatgacaaaaattaactattttttgtggacggatggagtatgatattatttttgaaacaaaaatatcaaaacAAAAATTTCAATTCCCCTTTCTTATAACcttaacaattttattttgagCTCCATTGTGTTTTCTATATTTCCATTTCATTTTGTGTTTTGTCGTTCTCATTAGATCTTcactaatatttttaaaatgttaaTTTGTTTTATGTATAAATATGTATATCATCGTAGCACATAATTGATAATCattaattttacatttatttatgaatAACAAAAGCTACATGGTATTAAATTCGCCAAAAATAACAcgtataataaaataatattagtagAAGATAGATTATACAATCTGCTAAAGTAGTGGGTTAACGGAAATCAATGTATATTGTTggcaattttttaatattaatttcaccctctttaattgaatttatttacaaaattaccattgaaatcaatttgaaattgattttaaattggaaacttcttttttaatatagtatagattacaCATGAAACAATGAATTATTGGCATGCACGATACTAAAGCCTAATTTATTATACATTAAAGGGCCGGGATTTTCAACTTTAGGTAGCCCATCGTCATCGGACCACCAGTGAAGTTGGAATCGCGTTCGAAAGTTGGTATCGTTGCACTAATTTGCAGGCGCGATTCCGACTACACCAGTGACCGAAGACGATGTGCTATCTATCGTTGGAAATCTCTTTTCGTGTAGAATACATTGGATTCTGGCTTCGTGGCAATTGATCATCGTGTACTTACGATAAAGAATAGTCTATTCTCGTAATGTTGATGTAATTGTagctataataaataatatttcaaaattcaggctatataaaacacaaattaaagTTGCAGCTATAAAGAAATTTGCTAAAAGTTTAaattataaactataattaactattaaaaatatttatataacgAAAACATCGTTATTCTGATTATCACGTCAATTTCGATTTCGTTACGTTAAATTTAAGTAGAGGGAAATTCAATTTTGTGTGCAATATCAGAAAGTCTTAAATTCGATAGTCCATTTCTTTCTCCAGAGGAAAAACAAAATCATgtgtaatttcaaaaaattattataaaaatccGTGTATTTatatacacttttttttttgagggggtgTATTTACAGAAAATTGTTCCCTACTTTCAGATTAACGAGCCTTTATTTAGttagggtaattttaaacatagcCTCCAATTTTCTCACTGTAGCCTTtagttaaaaataataataaacataaTTATGATTGTACTGATTTACCCCTATAACCccattttaatttcaaataaatttataaacttATTCAACCCTAATTACCCCATTTTTGTAGCCTCCAACGTCTTGATCATACGCCTCCACGAATTACACGATCTATTTTGGCAATCTCCTTCATTGAGTGCATAAAGATGATCGACACGTGGTGTTTCTCAGCAATATACCTTCTCATAGCACACATCATTCATAAATTGAAATCTCTGCAACGACTTATTTGCTGTAATGCCGATGTACCAAGCCCGTAGCTATTGTCGATGTGGAACAGTTCCTTGTCTTGCAAAAATACTGCACGATCTTCGTAATTTGAAAGTGTAGCCGAATGTGTTGTTTTCTAATTTCAATCTGATTTACAATATATTATCACAGAGAAAATGAATCTCATTAATAATGAGGAGTTTCACAAGCTGTGAATACGTATTAGTTGATCACCTCATTTCCTGGTACGCAGAGTAGGAGTCAATGTCTGATCTCCACTTCTCTAAGCTTCATATACACCATAATATTGCTTCACTCGATTAGAAAAGTAGTCGACAATCTCAGCCCATGACAATTAGGtttggataaatttattaatttagtagAAATTTAAAATGGGGGCTACGGGGGTAATTtagtataattataattatttttattattttttaaaataagggGCTATAATGAGAAAACTGGAGgttgtgtttaaaattacccattTAGTTATTCGTTATTTGTTTGTTTATATAACATCGGCCTCTTCTACCATATCACTAATGGGCTTTAGTAGATTGAGTTTGaacttaaaattcaaaaattgcaaCACAGCCTCGTTACGTAACTCGTTATTTGTTTAGTGGCTCTAAGTTTATATATCATGCAAAACAAGAGAAAAATTGATGAACTCAACTATAACTTTAAGTTGAAATATTTAAGAAAAAGTTAATATAATTCTGTAGTTCGCATCCTTTATTCTATTATTATCTTAATTATTCTACTTTATTACTATTATCACATATGTAGACGTgacttaaaaataataacgatATAAAATCGTTATGAGTACGACTATAtgattaactaattaattaataacatgTGGCTTCTTTCACAtgcaagattttttttttcttctaatgaGATCTAGTCAAGTAGATTTTGAATTGATTCCCAATTCAGAATCGCTTAATTAATAGATATATTTATGTACTATAGTCTCGTAATATTTACATATATACAATGATGTTTACATATACATTGATCACTCAACCATATTGCACTCTTTCATTATATTTCATCTCTTATTCTGCATCATATACTCACTAGGGGATTAAATCAAGATTCTTCATTAAATTTGCAGAAATCCCACAAAcctaagagagagaaagatcgAAAAGAGCAATTAAGCCCCATAAACAATCAAAAGAGAAAAGGTAGCTAGTAGATGaggaaaaaaaagtaaaagCTAAATTTTATGGGACATcactttaaattaaatataaacacaaatattattttcatacaGCTCTAGCCATCATCTCCTGAAATCTTCTATAAGATTCCTGTTTTTCCAGCCTGAATTTCTCATGACAATCCGCAATGAACAAATCAGCAAGTTTATCAATCTCATTAGAGATGGATTCTTGATTCCCCTTCTCCTCCTCAAGCCACTCCAAGTACCTCGAGAGCCCTTCCGGCTCTCGATACGACGTGGTCCCATCGGGTATGACCGACTTCGTGGTGGTGCCAGTTGGAACAACGACGTTCCAGCTAGCATCATAGTAGCTCTCTTGAGCTAGAGGCATCACGTGCGACGCACACCAGTTGTAATGTAGCCTAAAGGAGCCGAAATAGAGCTTTCTCTTGCAGTTCCTGTTCCTCTTGAACTCCGCCAAGTGTAGGAACTGCATGTCCCGCACGTGCTCGAGGAGGAGCGACTTCGCCTTCGCAAGGGCACGTGCGGCACGGTACATGTGAGAGAAGATTAAGGTTTGGAAGAGGGTTTTGAGCTTCGATATTGGTGATGATGGTGGTTTCATGGAGAAAATGTGAAGGGGGTTTGATGTTTTGATGGAGGAGAGGCCACCcattttttgttattgtttttcTTCTTGTGCGTTTTGATATGGTGGATTTTATAAAGGGAGTCTTGAATTCCAATTGTTACTAGTTAGTAGGTGATTTGAATAAAGTTGGCAACAACTTTTGCACATTGTGAAGCGTGACTTTTTCTTTGTGTTTTGCTTCTTATTTTAGAGTTTGTTGGAGCGGTTCGTATCAATAATCGAAATATAGGAGTATTTCGTTTCGTATTTTGCTACGTTGTATCAGACGCAAAATCCAcgttatatatatatcattctaaaagattatctaaaaaaatatatatatagttgggttattaattaatcttttactATATCTACATATTAACTATTAATCATACAAGCAAATCCTTCATAGTATTTCAATTTACCGAAGCCCGCCTCGCATCTTTGAAATTGGGAGACAATTTCGAGAGGCTAAGACAAAAAGCTTGCGAAAAGAAGGTTGATTTGCAAACTTTAAAAGTGGAGCGTGGCAGattttgaatttgagtcaaATTGAGGGTGCAAAAAGCAAATATTTGTCTAACACATAAAATTTGACATATTGTAGACGACTATCCAATTCACGGggtaaataaataacaaagttTTGAATTAAAGTATCTGAATTCGAATATATCCCATTTAACAAGATTTCAATTAAAGAACAAGAATTCCAGAGCCTCTTTAGTTGAAAATAATTTGTGCAcaaatttgaaaaagaaaagaagaaaagaagtgGTAAACAGTAGGTGAGGGACAGAAGATTTGAATGCATCAGTGTCCTTGTTTTTATGTAAGTTTGCTCGAATACAACAACATGaatatttcgtggacaaaatattattttgtacatacatataaaatatatgtaCAATCTGTACCAAACAAATAATATTCATTCATTCCATATAGAGATAactaacaaaatattataattagtattctCTTAAGTTCCACATAATTTTTTGGACGTAGTAAAATCTGACCCAATTATTTGGTAAGGCTACAATATAGTTCTACTAGGTCCATGGCTCTTGCTCTTGAATTTTAATGTGATCGATCGTAGGGCTCTATGAAATGACATATGCTTGCACCAAATTTTGATTATGAATTTCATTTAAATAGCTGTCAAAAggttttcatgttttttttttttaatttctttatgtCGAGAAAACATTAGTTAAATTGTTTTCGATATTTGGAATTCTCTATTCCATTTTAATTGATGTTccactattaattttgttattttgtgttttagtttaattttataaattttaattaaggaCGCTATAtccaaatatatatagtttgtgATTTTTTAAACATTTAATTTACAATTTGTTAACTAGTTGATTATTGAgcttgattatttcataaattgTTGGAAAAATTGATTATAAATGGTGGtcaattcataattaattatggtcAATTTGTTATGATTTGTCGGGACTTAATTATAGATTTGAAATCTATGTCTGAAGAAAATTTTAATGTATTTGATTATTCATTTTTTCAGTTAATGAGTGAACAATTAATGCACAAAGTTTGTGCTTGAGAATGTGGGAAAGTTAAGTATCACACATTGGAAAAGTAGGAGTCTCCAAAGCCATTTATAAGTCTTATCTCCTTAGAATGAGATAATCAAGTGTGCACCATGCACTATGGTGCACCGTACTAGAACTTTTGTATTAGCCATTTTATGGCTAGCTCATCAATTTAATTCCTGCAAGGACACTATCTGTGCACATTGCAATTGGCACTTTGAGGCACACTTCACACATGTGAATAAGTGTGAGGAGCATTGATgagcctttagttttggcaaagTGACTCGTGAAGATATATAGGTCGGTGGTGGTCTCATGAGTCATGGCTAAATCGTGACTTCCGCACCAGATGAGGTTCGATGCATACATGGATGTGTGATGTGGCAGAGAGTGAACACATGTCGCAGTGGTTGCGCCACACGACACATAGGTGGCGGCAGTTGACATACGTGTGGCACACACCTGATCTAGGGGGCGCGGGCGACATTGCAAGAATTTTGTGGGGAGGGGCGACGATTGTCTCTACAACCATATTTTGGGGAGAGGGGGGCATGGGGGTCCTTTGGCAcgattttccttttttttttgggcggAGGGGGGGCAATGGTCCAAGAACGCAAGAGTTTGTTATGTTTcttctaattaatttatataaatttatataaagtgaaaattgtaatttattatttgatctATAGTTATATCATTTCTACCAAACAAGAATatttattatcttaaattatatcTTATATACCAGTACACCTAAATAGATAATTAATCTCACATTTCCTATATTATTTATCTTGATTTTATTAATCACATCATTTGCAAACATAGATACCAAATGCAACTTTCAAGTATAAAAGTAACTTCATTTTCATGGTAATAAATTGTTATGTACATAATTGCTCTTCATTTGGGATTCAAACCCAAAACCACGAAAGTGCCGATACTTTATTGGTCAAGTGTCAGGGCTTTATAGTTTATGTACGTTAAGAGatgttttttattatttgatctaatccatatatatagttaattggCAAAATATTTTTGTCCCTTCTTAAGATTAATTTCCCATTTGAATTATATATGTCTACTAACAATTATCCAGATGTACAGTGATTTGGTATGCCTAGACTTCATTTAATAATTAATCGTCCACATGATCATGCATGTAGAGAACAATGAACAATTTGATTTCCAATAACCTACTCAAATTGAACGAAATCAAGATTGTGacaaaacaaaatattcatCTTTTGGAATGCAAAGCTGTCAAAGATCCACTGAATCTCCTTTATTACCCAATTCATCAAAAAACAAGAATGAGCTGCCAACTCTTTTGTTGCCCTAGGGTTTGATGTGAGGCAATCATGGGGAAATTTGGAAACCCTAAATTACTCATACTATGATCAATCATTGGTTGTGATGCAATTTATTGAGTTCACATCAAGATATGACGTAGATGTATTTTGTATTTTAGCATTATGAGCTGTAATTTTCGTGTTCATGTAAGAAAGATTTTGTGAAATAAGGATTCACATGGATTACATCGTctttaaaactatatatattgttCTTGATTTCATATTTGTTACCACGTTTAAAGTATTTTAGATATATACATGCATGAGTATGAAAAAGGATTTTGTGTCTTTTAGTTTGGTAATTCATTTTttggtttaattaattatactttCTATCTCAATCTTTTCTACTCTTTTTCAAATCTAAcccgaccaaaaaaaaaattaattataaaaactaGATCAACTTTTgaaactttttatttttcaattttatcatCAGAGCAAGCTCCACGTAGAAACTTGAATAAAAAGTGTTCATGCTATGTTAGTTAATAATTGACGTCATATATGTCAAGTTTTTCACATGAAAACTTGCTCTGATAATAAAATTGGttaaaaaacaaaagaagatATTGTTGTTTTTTGTTAAAGTTAAATTCAGGTTGGATTTATAGAAAATTCAAAAGATTGGGAAAGAAAGTGTAAccttcatatttttcttttctagatTTTGATGTTCATTAACAAATGCACTGATTTTCTTTTAAGCAATACTATTAATTCCAAACCCAAATCCTTAATAcccaattttatattttcagcCCAAATAATATTGAGCATTCTTCTTCATTTGTTTGAGCCCATTAAAAGTAAACACGACTCCACAAGGCCAGTATAGAGcccattaattttgtttggaATATTTTGACCAATTACATAATATCCCAATGAAACTAGTTTCGTGCGTACTTAAATACTACTCccccgtcccataaaaacatattttttctttttcttctgtcctataaaaatatgtatagcacatttatagtaataatacTTTCACTAAATATCACAATCAATTAATGTGAGACCCTTTCTCTATTTACACTATACTTTacaagattttttaaaatttgtgtcgtctcatactatgcatatttttatggaatggagggagtactattctATAATCTCAAACTAGTATCTTCACCCTTGCGATGCACGATACACAATGGGCATCGAAATTGAATaatataatgaataaataaatataaatgctaaacttcaaaaaatataaacaaacatgcaCAATTTATTGTATACAAATCACACCAATATTACTCAATTACGAATCTGAATCTAAAACTATTTTTCAACTTTGTGTTTTAAATAGTTGAATACCaactaaattttattaattgataattaatataattatataaatttatcaaaaaacaaaaagcaagtgtttataatgataagTATCAGTTATATATGCATatagtttaatatattttttttgaatcaaTGTTCAAATAATACTCATTCAATCATTTTgtttaattacaaatttaaaaaataaaagtcatttAGCCTTCAGGACATCTAAATAGATAAACCATCTATGTtagtatataataatattaatcaaaatccaaaaatattacggaatatatatgttaaaagggtaaatatcatattaaaccttgaactattttcattttatcaaaaataccctgaaagttttgaaatgctctctaaaccctcaaagtatcagggttttatcaaatatatatcgcatctattttccggtcaccagaaatatgacgtggctcgccggatgacactgtgtaatttaaattgattttttttaatccatgtcatctACTCAGTCTGTATGAGCGTTTCCTCTCCTACTCTCtaccgtctctctctctttgttctTGGTAATATCCTTCGCCTCCTCACTCCCCCGTGAAGGTTGCCGCCTCTCCGGCCACCCACTACTCTCACCTCTCACCCTCTATCTATCTCCATCTTCCCTTTTTCACCCTACACACGCACAACCACCGCCTTCTCAAACGTCCGGCTGACAGCAGCGACTGGCCGCCGCTGTCGCCTCGCCCTCAATTCTCGGTGACTGCAGCAGGCGAGCCCACAATTTCAGTCGCCGCCGCTTGAAACCCTAGGCCCCAAATTGTGGCCACGATTTCCGGCGAGCAGCAGCGAACCCCCGCCGTCGTCTGCAACCTTCCGGAGACCGACGGGCACGGCAACTCAGCGTGCTGCAGCGCCTTTGACGAGGAGAGCGAGTTCGACTGGGAGTCGAGATCGTCGACCTGACCCGAGGTCTCGGCGCCAGTGGACGCATGGGCAAAGCGGGCGGCGGCAACCTGGATCTCGATCTTGGGCGGATTTTCGGGGAAATTGAACTTGGCGTTGCCCAGATCTTCGCCGAAGGCACACGCCGCCTTCTCCACCATGGTCAATCGGCGGCGGCGACCTGGATCTCAGCAGTAGAGGGCGGCGGCGAAGGCACGCGCCGCCTTCTCCGCCGTGTTGTAGGATTCAAGCCAGATCCTCTCCCTACAGTTAGGGAGCCTGATCTCGGAGACGTATTTCCCCCACTTACGCTTGCGCGCAGCCTTGTATTTGCAGAAGGATGAAGAGGAAGCTTCTTGAACAACCTCCAaagcggcggcggtggctgagGATGAAGGTTGCTGCTGCTTTTCAGGTGATTTCACCATGTCAGTTAGGGTTTAGAGTGAGAATTTTGAATTTCGTTTTGGGGAAGAGGTGAAATTGAGTGTAGTTTGGATGAGGAAAGGGAATGAGCATGAGTTGTGAGAAACGGTGGCTTCTGATTTTGTGATTTTCAGTTGGACCTTTGATTGGATGTGTTTGATTGCGGTGGAAATTTGAAGGTAAGAACAGGGTGGAATTTTGAAGGTAAGAACAGAGAGAGAGCTTTGGACTGAGAGAGACGGTagagtgagagggagagaaCGCAggaattaaaaaatgaaatataaaatgacatggattaaaaaaatagaatttaaattacactgtgtcatccggcgagccacgtcacatTTCTGATGACCGGAAAAATAaatgcaggatatatttgataaaatccttatactttgagggtttagagagcatttcaaaactttcagggtatttttgataaagcgagaatagttcaaggtttaatatgatatttacccatgtTAAAATTATGAGTTTGAATCCATAAACAAACCAATGTAATGAAGGTCAAATTAATAACtatttaaaccaatttaaattttataaaaaccGTGACTTCATCAAATATATTATACATTTAATAAccttatgtaaataaataatttatttttataaataaaattgctcgatttattaaatttaattttataacattgaTTCTAAACAAATTACAACACTGATTAATAATGTTACATTATTCTTCAATTTTCGATCCATTGTTCTCTTTGAATTCTTCACGTTGTAGCAAGGAACGACTGAGTAGAAAGATCTGCACATCTATACTTGATGTTGACGTCCATCAGTCATCCTTGTACTTTCTTCTGAAAAGCGGGATTCATATTTAATCCATATTAAAAGGCATTTAATGTTCGGAAGAGTATACATTTTAGGGGTTGACTTTACTTTGAGCCTTTTGACCAAAGGGCTGACGTGACATGAGTGAGTCTGGGCACGGCTCAATCCTTTAGTCAGTCCGCTGGGTCACACCGCACCATGCCACCGCCTCGTCGCCGCTTCACTGTAGCACTGCCACTCAGCTGTCATGTCTCCCTCCCCACACACATCTCTCTCTAGAGAGAGATGTGTGTGGGGAGGGAGACATGACAGCTGAGTGGCAGTGCTATCCCCCACCTTCTCCTCTGCACCGCGCTGCGCCACCGTCTTGTC contains:
- the LOC130988855 gene encoding uncharacterized protein LOC130988855 — protein: MGGLSSIKTSNPLHIFSMKPPSSPISKLKTLFQTLIFSHMYRAARALAKAKSLLLEHVRDMQFLHLAEFKRNRNCKRKLYFGSFRLHYNWCASHVMPLAQESYYDASWNVVVPTGTTTKSVIPDGTTSYREPEGLSRYLEWLEEEKGNQESISNEIDKLADLFIADCHEKFRLEKQESYRRFQEMMARAV